The following are encoded together in the Gordonia insulae genome:
- a CDS encoding ABC transporter ATP-binding protein: MAHDPGPRGRLVGSGLQVGYDDNTILSDLDVVIPDGSFTVIVGPNACGKSTLLRALSRLLAPRSGDIILDGKDVQTFRGKEFAREVGLLPQQSLAPEGISIIDLVSRGRFPYQTMFKQWTDADQSAVDRALHATRLTDLSQRAVHALSGGQRQRVWIAMALAQETPILLLDEPTTYLDLAHQIEVLELCTAMNQSGTTLVAVLHDLNQAARYASHIIAMRGGEIIAQGAPSDIITTEMVEKTFGVRSRIISDPETHTPLVIPLGAGAVSFDTTPGDTATLRSAQSKSTE; the protein is encoded by the coding sequence ATGGCGCATGATCCGGGCCCCCGTGGCCGTCTCGTAGGGTCCGGGCTGCAGGTCGGGTACGACGACAACACCATCCTGTCGGATCTCGACGTGGTGATCCCCGACGGATCCTTCACGGTCATCGTCGGTCCCAACGCGTGCGGCAAGTCGACGCTGCTGCGAGCCCTGTCACGGCTGCTCGCACCCCGCAGCGGTGACATCATCCTCGACGGCAAGGATGTGCAGACCTTCCGGGGCAAGGAGTTCGCGCGCGAGGTCGGCTTACTGCCCCAACAGTCCCTTGCACCCGAAGGCATCTCCATCATCGATCTCGTATCGCGGGGTCGCTTCCCATATCAGACCATGTTCAAGCAGTGGACCGACGCCGACCAATCAGCGGTCGACCGCGCGCTGCACGCCACCCGGCTCACCGACCTCTCCCAACGTGCGGTGCATGCGCTGTCCGGCGGTCAGCGCCAGCGGGTCTGGATCGCGATGGCGCTCGCGCAGGAGACACCGATCCTCCTGCTCGACGAGCCCACCACCTACCTCGACCTCGCCCACCAGATCGAAGTCTTGGAACTGTGCACCGCGATGAACCAGAGCGGCACCACCCTCGTCGCCGTCCTGCACGACCTCAACCAGGCGGCACGGTACGCCAGCCACATCATCGCGATGCGCGGTGGCGAGATCATCGCGCAGGGGGCGCCGTCGGACATCATCACGACGGAGATGGTCGAGAAGACCTTCGGTGTGCGTTCGAGGATCATCTCCGATCCGGAAACCCATACCCCCCTGGTCATTCCTTTGGGTGCCGGGGCGGTGTCGTTCGACACGACGCCCGGTGACACGGCAACGCTCCGCTCCGCACAATCGAAGTCCACCGAGTAA
- a CDS encoding FecCD family ABC transporter permease yields MTSLRTEPVAAARWPRRIRFIRGRFLSIKVDLAAVIISVILVVIALAVGTWSLGVSTTDTPRIGFGETLRVLAGQVSGEPANLVAAALPAVVIALIGGASLALSGAVFQTITRNPLGSPDIIGLTTGANTGALIVMLVMHDGSGAATIGALLGSLVTAAAVYFLGMRGGTDSYRFVVVGVGINAMLLAFNGYLISNANLQNAASAAAWGMGNLHDIRMSDTVPVFVTLVVLVPFLIAMAPRMRMFELGTDSAQSKGVDTGRTQLILLILGVGFAAVITAVAGPISFIALVAPQLAARISPSPGIPLVTSAAVGAALLVSCDAIARTILAPETQLPVGVVTTSVGGVYLLGLLLVQSRKAR; encoded by the coding sequence ATGACGTCGCTGCGCACGGAGCCGGTGGCCGCCGCACGATGGCCGCGCCGCATCCGGTTCATCCGAGGGCGGTTCCTGAGCATCAAGGTCGATCTTGCCGCTGTGATCATCTCGGTGATCCTGGTGGTGATCGCGTTGGCGGTCGGGACCTGGTCGTTGGGCGTCAGTACCACCGACACGCCGCGGATCGGCTTCGGCGAGACGCTTCGGGTCCTCGCCGGACAGGTCTCCGGCGAGCCCGCTAATCTTGTCGCCGCGGCCTTGCCCGCGGTGGTCATCGCGTTGATCGGCGGCGCGTCACTGGCGCTGTCCGGTGCCGTCTTCCAGACCATCACACGAAATCCGTTGGGCAGTCCCGACATCATCGGCCTCACCACGGGAGCCAACACCGGCGCGCTGATCGTGATGCTGGTCATGCACGACGGTTCCGGGGCGGCAACCATCGGTGCGTTGCTCGGCTCGTTGGTGACCGCGGCCGCCGTCTACTTTCTCGGCATGCGCGGCGGGACAGACAGTTATCGCTTCGTCGTGGTCGGCGTCGGTATCAACGCGATGCTGCTCGCGTTCAACGGCTACCTGATCTCGAATGCCAACCTGCAGAACGCGGCATCGGCCGCGGCGTGGGGAATGGGCAACCTCCACGACATCCGAATGTCCGACACCGTACCGGTATTCGTCACCCTGGTGGTGCTGGTGCCGTTCCTCATCGCCATGGCACCACGCATGCGGATGTTCGAACTGGGCACGGACTCGGCGCAGAGCAAGGGCGTCGACACAGGCCGGACCCAGCTGATCCTGCTGATCCTCGGGGTCGGGTTCGCCGCCGTCATCACCGCGGTCGCCGGACCGATCTCGTTCATCGCGCTGGTCGCCCCGCAACTCGCCGCGCGGATCTCGCCGAGTCCGGGTATCCCCCTGGTGACCTCCGCCGCGGTGGGAGCCGCGCTCCTGGTCAGCTGTGATGCGATCGCCCGAACCATTCTCGCACCGGAGACCCAATTGCCGGTGGGCGTCGTCACGACGTCGGTCGGCGGTGTCTATCTACTGGGTCTCCTGCTCGTCCAGTCACGAAAGGCCAGGTAA
- a CDS encoding FecCD family ABC transporter permease: MSVDTAETATRPDPPPIPSRRASHLVMLVTLVGVLAALILLGFFVGSGSFSISEVWHALLGQGDATTLEVIRNNRVPRTLLAVLVGAALGAAGAIMQSLTRNPLADPGILGVNSGAYFAMVVGAVVFGITTTSGYLWFAMAGAFLAATIVYFVGSRGVSGASPEKLVLTGVAAGSIFSGVGFGLTMIDPKSFDTIRSWQVGTLDGRGWEEVTIVWLPICLGCLVSMLLIPYLNGLALGDDRARSLGIPVGRVRAAGFVIVTVLCGAATAAIGPITFVGLMVPQTVRLLFGPDNRWLLPMSVIVGPIVLVGSDLLARVITPSELPVGMVTAFIGAPVLIALVRRKGAET; the protein is encoded by the coding sequence ATGAGCGTGGACACCGCCGAGACCGCGACCCGCCCGGACCCACCGCCGATCCCGTCGCGCCGAGCCTCGCATCTGGTGATGCTCGTGACGTTGGTGGGGGTGCTCGCCGCCCTGATCCTGCTCGGCTTCTTCGTCGGATCCGGTTCCTTCTCGATCTCCGAGGTGTGGCATGCCTTGCTCGGCCAGGGCGACGCGACAACGCTGGAGGTCATCCGCAACAACCGGGTGCCGCGGACGCTGCTCGCGGTTCTCGTCGGTGCGGCACTCGGTGCTGCGGGCGCCATCATGCAGAGCCTCACCCGGAACCCGTTGGCAGATCCCGGGATTCTCGGGGTCAACTCGGGCGCGTATTTCGCCATGGTCGTCGGTGCGGTGGTCTTCGGGATCACCACCACCAGTGGCTATCTGTGGTTCGCCATGGCAGGCGCGTTCCTGGCGGCCACGATCGTCTACTTCGTCGGGTCGCGCGGCGTCAGCGGCGCCAGTCCGGAGAAACTCGTGCTCACCGGCGTCGCCGCCGGATCCATCTTCAGCGGTGTGGGTTTCGGTCTGACGATGATCGATCCCAAGTCCTTCGACACGATCCGTTCGTGGCAGGTCGGCACCCTCGACGGACGCGGCTGGGAAGAGGTTACGATCGTCTGGCTCCCGATCTGCCTCGGTTGTCTGGTTTCGATGTTGTTGATCCCTTACCTCAACGGACTCGCGCTCGGCGATGACCGGGCTCGCTCCCTGGGCATTCCGGTGGGTCGGGTGCGGGCCGCAGGTTTCGTGATCGTGACGGTCCTCTGTGGCGCGGCCACCGCGGCCATCGGCCCCATCACCTTTGTCGGCCTGATGGTCCCGCAGACCGTGCGCCTCCTGTTCGGGCCCGACAATCGATGGCTGTTGCCGATGAGCGTGATCGTCGGGCCGATCGTCCTGGTGGGCTCCGACCTCCTGGCGCGGGTGATCACCCCGAGCGAGCTCCCGGTCGGCATGGTGACGGCATTCATCGGTGCCCCGGTACTCATCGCACTCGTGCGGCGCAAGGGGGCGGAGACATGA
- a CDS encoding ABC transporter substrate-binding protein, whose product MMFAHRFPRLIGFAVLLVLALVTAGCIQSDTTENAVYSDPSAEADLGLPDAPRVVALGWSDGEISLTLGVKPVAIYDWMSFGAESKGVGPWAADMFGTDSPTLISASSGGEFNYQQIKEFSPDLILNVRGKADSKVTDSLKQIAPVVTAPAGTPDYAVNWKVQTQLIANALGKSGEGDALIKQTTDVQDTIRSRHPDFAGKTFVWGAKYGEAYGAYLPGDARFDTFAELGFVQYPPVASLQAQGFFAAVPVEKVSSLNSQVAVFTTIGLPFSTLQNDPLINSLSVTRDGRAIELPETDPIVQAMAAGTPVSLEYALEQIEPRLAAATEKVS is encoded by the coding sequence ATGATGTTCGCGCACAGGTTTCCACGACTGATCGGGTTCGCGGTGCTGCTCGTCCTGGCGCTTGTCACGGCCGGCTGCATCCAGTCCGACACCACCGAGAATGCGGTCTATTCGGACCCGTCCGCGGAGGCCGACCTCGGTCTCCCGGACGCGCCGCGAGTGGTGGCGCTGGGCTGGTCAGACGGTGAGATCTCGCTGACGCTGGGTGTGAAACCGGTCGCGATCTACGACTGGATGAGCTTCGGAGCCGAATCCAAGGGCGTCGGCCCCTGGGCGGCAGACATGTTCGGCACCGACTCGCCGACGCTGATCTCCGCATCCAGTGGCGGTGAGTTCAATTATCAACAGATCAAGGAGTTCTCGCCCGACCTCATCCTGAATGTCCGAGGCAAGGCGGACTCCAAGGTGACCGACAGTCTCAAACAGATCGCCCCGGTGGTGACCGCACCGGCCGGGACCCCGGATTACGCCGTCAACTGGAAGGTCCAGACACAGCTGATCGCCAATGCCCTCGGCAAGAGCGGCGAGGGCGACGCCCTCATCAAGCAGACCACCGACGTGCAGGACACCATCAGATCCCGGCATCCCGACTTCGCGGGCAAGACGTTCGTGTGGGGCGCGAAGTACGGTGAGGCCTACGGCGCGTATCTACCCGGCGACGCACGTTTCGATACCTTCGCCGAGCTGGGATTCGTACAGTACCCACCCGTGGCATCCCTTCAGGCGCAGGGCTTTTTCGCCGCTGTACCCGTAGAGAAGGTGTCCAGCCTCAACTCGCAGGTGGCCGTCTTCACCACCATCGGCTTGCCGTTCTCCACGTTGCAGAACGACCCACTGATCAACTCGCTGTCGGTCACCCGGGACGGGCGAGCGATCGAACTACCGGAGACGGACCCGATCGTGCAGGCGATGGCGGCCGGCACGCCCGTCTCCCTCGAGTACGCCCTCGAGCAGATCGAGCCGCGACTCGCGGCGGCCACCGAGAAGGTCAGCTAG